One Halocalculus aciditolerans DNA segment encodes these proteins:
- a CDS encoding DUF7546 family protein gives MRALSEWFTTPRLLAGALVLNTEVALVLLYVFVTNATVTEPLVYVYPWVWVNASALAVWAASPTPVSDRHRYAAVGVGVAYFAVMAYFGGLVGTGGERALGASLHWLPPGYGPALTYAGELVRVVVEPYKLVGYATLAYLVYVTATDTSASMLSGVVGLFSCVSCTWPLLATVFTGLFGSASAAATVASSRALGVSTLVFCLSVALLVWRPTPSFARA, from the coding sequence ATGCGCGCGCTCTCGGAGTGGTTCACGACGCCGCGACTGCTCGCCGGCGCACTCGTCCTGAACACGGAGGTGGCGCTCGTCCTCCTGTACGTGTTCGTGACGAACGCGACCGTGACGGAGCCGCTCGTCTACGTCTACCCGTGGGTGTGGGTGAACGCGAGCGCGCTCGCCGTCTGGGCCGCCTCCCCGACGCCCGTCTCGGACCGCCACCGGTACGCCGCGGTCGGCGTCGGCGTCGCGTACTTCGCCGTGATGGCGTACTTCGGCGGGCTCGTCGGCACTGGGGGAGAGCGCGCCCTCGGCGCGTCGCTCCACTGGCTCCCGCCCGGCTACGGCCCCGCGCTCACCTACGCGGGCGAGCTCGTGCGCGTGGTCGTCGAGCCGTACAAGCTCGTCGGCTACGCGACGCTCGCCTACCTCGTCTACGTCACCGCGACGGACACGTCGGCGTCGATGCTCTCCGGCGTCGTCGGCCTCTTCTCCTGTGTCTCCTGCACGTGGCCGCTCCTCGCGACCGTCTTCACCGGCCTCTTCGGGTCGGCGTCCGCGGCCGCGACGGTCGCGTCCTCGCGCGCGCTCGGCGTCTCCACGCTCGTCTTCTGTCTCTCCGTCGCCCTCCTCGTGTGGCGGCCGACGCCGTCGTTCGCGCGTGCGTGA
- a CDS encoding DUF7541 family protein → MTEQPGLSEGYRKSSPWPVFVALGLALTEFGVFFGGMFIPVGVGGILLLEGSVVGILRESGYASTLWKTALGVGAFFALFGGVLLAFSAQSAEFNLYTRGLALLLGGVVAVVGGFALNVWEFGNAEVTP, encoded by the coding sequence ATGACAGAACAACCGGGGCTCTCGGAGGGGTACCGGAAATCGAGTCCGTGGCCCGTGTTCGTGGCGCTCGGCCTCGCGCTCACCGAGTTCGGCGTGTTCTTCGGCGGGATGTTCATCCCGGTCGGCGTCGGCGGCATCCTCCTCCTCGAAGGCAGCGTCGTCGGAATCCTCCGCGAATCCGGCTACGCTTCGACGCTCTGGAAGACCGCGCTCGGCGTCGGCGCGTTCTTCGCGCTCTTCGGCGGCGTGCTCCTCGCGTTCAGCGCGCAGTCCGCGGAGTTCAACCTCTACACGCGCGGGCTCGCGCTCCTCCTCGGCGGCGTCGTCGCCGTCGTCGGCGGATTCGCGTTGAACGTCTGGGAGTTCGGAAACGCCGAGGTCACCCCGTAG
- the coxB gene encoding cytochrome c oxidase subunit II: MNVKRLGSVLVVATAFLVSATGSVAAAGALTNTAEHINQLSDLLLAVAIPLTLIVEGILGYAVWKFRKSDEAKPTVENRRLELTWTVATAVILVFVGVAAYGAMASPGVTTTEQSAQQTIANEDPVVVDVHGYQWAWRMHYPNGDFNTTNELVLPADRTVVLRLYSDDVIHAVHVPALSLKKDNIPGQTNYIQTTINSNAVREEPYKLYCAEFCGAGHSEMLADVYVKSPADYQEWVEQQSSSGNDTSSNSTSTNSSSSLAAPAPAV; encoded by the coding sequence ATGAACGTCAAGCGGCTCGGGTCGGTGCTGGTGGTGGCGACGGCGTTTCTCGTCAGCGCGACTGGAAGCGTCGCCGCCGCGGGCGCGCTCACCAACACCGCCGAACACATCAACCAGCTGAGCGACCTCCTCCTCGCGGTCGCGATTCCGCTCACGCTGATCGTCGAAGGGATCCTCGGATACGCCGTCTGGAAGTTCCGGAAATCCGACGAAGCGAAACCGACGGTGGAGAACCGTCGCCTCGAACTCACGTGGACGGTCGCGACCGCCGTCATCCTCGTGTTCGTCGGCGTCGCCGCCTACGGCGCGATGGCGTCGCCGGGCGTCACGACCACCGAACAGAGCGCACAGCAGACCATCGCCAACGAAGACCCCGTCGTCGTCGACGTCCACGGCTACCAGTGGGCGTGGCGGATGCACTACCCGAACGGCGACTTCAACACCACGAACGAACTCGTCCTCCCCGCCGACCGCACCGTCGTCCTCCGCCTCTACTCCGACGACGTCATCCACGCCGTTCACGTCCCCGCCCTCTCCCTGAAGAAGGACAACATCCCGGGGCAGACGAACTACATCCAGACGACGATTAACTCGAACGCCGTCCGCGAAGAACCCTACAAGCTCTACTGCGCCGAGTTCTGCGGCGCGGGCCACTCCGAGATGCTCGCCGACGTCTACGTGAAGTCGCCGGCCGACTACCAGGAGTGGGTCGAACAGCAGTCCTCCAGCGGGAACGACACGAGCAGTAACTCGACGTCGACCAACAGCAGCAGTAGCCTCGCCGCGCCCGCACCTGCGGTCTAA
- a CDS encoding ABC transporter ATP-binding protein, protein MSPVVVADDVTKRYGDTVALDGVDLAIDDGEVFALIGPNGAGKTTLTRCLTGTRTPDEGAVELFGAPPGEVQADRLGLLPQDFNPPDRLTPRELVDYYAGLYDDPRDVDGLLETVGVNPEVETWYGDLSGGEQRRTCVAAALANDPSLLFVDEPTTGIDPAGRRALWRVFEDLAAAGTTVFLTTHYMAEAQRLADRVGLLADGRIVASGTPDELVAAYGGDPALDVDTDATPDDLADAGYTVEATDDGLRVQNIAPEDIGGVVDAFESRDIAFDSLSWSEPDLEDVYLALTDDPDVVDADSEEVAA, encoded by the coding sequence ATGAGTCCGGTGGTCGTCGCCGACGACGTCACGAAACGATACGGCGACACCGTCGCGCTCGACGGCGTCGACCTCGCCATCGACGACGGCGAGGTCTTCGCGCTGATCGGGCCGAACGGTGCCGGGAAGACGACGCTCACGCGCTGCCTCACGGGGACGCGCACCCCCGACGAGGGAGCCGTGGAACTCTTCGGCGCGCCGCCCGGCGAGGTGCAGGCCGACCGCCTCGGCCTCCTCCCCCAGGATTTCAATCCGCCGGACCGCCTGACGCCGCGCGAACTCGTCGACTACTACGCCGGCCTCTACGACGACCCGCGAGACGTGGACGGCCTCCTCGAAACCGTCGGCGTGAACCCCGAGGTGGAGACGTGGTACGGCGACCTGAGCGGCGGCGAGCAGCGCCGCACGTGCGTCGCGGCGGCGCTCGCGAACGACCCCTCGCTCCTCTTCGTCGACGAGCCGACGACGGGCATCGACCCCGCGGGCCGCCGCGCGCTCTGGCGGGTGTTCGAGGACCTCGCAGCGGCGGGGACGACCGTCTTCCTCACGACGCACTACATGGCGGAAGCGCAGCGGCTCGCGGACCGCGTCGGCCTCCTCGCCGACGGCCGCATCGTCGCGTCCGGCACGCCCGACGAGCTCGTCGCGGCGTACGGCGGCGACCCCGCACTCGACGTCGACACCGACGCGACGCCCGACGACCTCGCCGACGCCGGCTACACCGTCGAAGCGACCGACGACGGCCTCCGCGTCCAGAATATCGCGCCCGAGGACATCGGCGGCGTCGTCGACGCCTTCGAGTCCAGAGACATCGCGTTCGACTCGCTCTCGTGGAGCGAACCCGACCTCGAAGACGTCTACCTCGCGCTCACCGACGACCCCGACGTCGTCGACGCCGACAGCGAGGAGGTGGCGGCGTGA
- a CDS encoding DUF7520 family protein produces the protein MSVETHAETGGRRMVGYLYVVAVSLMAILGLIVGVVIQPNLAANGASNVGSLGPITFALTPLNLAVYGAVMTAITLGVFFLAAGYATRHESRGSSEN, from the coding sequence GTGAGCGTCGAGACCCACGCGGAGACGGGCGGGCGGCGGATGGTCGGGTACCTCTACGTAGTCGCCGTGTCGCTGATGGCGATTCTCGGCCTGATCGTCGGCGTCGTCATCCAGCCGAACCTGGCCGCGAACGGCGCGTCGAACGTCGGGTCGCTCGGCCCGATAACGTTCGCGTTGACGCCGCTGAACCTCGCGGTCTACGGCGCGGTCATGACCGCGATCACGCTCGGCGTCTTCTTCCTCGCCGCCGGCTACGCGACCCGCCACGAGTCCCGGGGGTCGAGCGAGAACTAG
- the hpt gene encoding hypoxanthine/guanine phosphoribosyltransferase, which translates to MDKLKQSLLDAPIIEKDGYHYFVHPISDGVPMLEPELLREIVIKIIRKAELEDVDKIVTPAAMGIHISTAVSLMTDIPLVVIRKRKYGLDGEVSLTQQTGYSESEMYINDVDDGDRVLVLDDVLSTGGTLRAITDALEHIGADVSDVLAVIKKEGPNDLDDTDVNVKTLINVDVVDGEVVITDEHGDD; encoded by the coding sequence ATGGATAAGCTGAAGCAGTCGCTGCTCGACGCGCCCATCATCGAGAAGGACGGCTACCACTACTTCGTCCACCCCATCAGCGACGGCGTGCCGATGCTCGAACCCGAACTCCTCCGCGAAATCGTCATCAAGATCATCCGGAAGGCCGAACTGGAGGACGTCGACAAAATCGTCACCCCCGCCGCGATGGGCATCCACATCAGTACTGCCGTCTCCCTGATGACGGACATCCCGCTCGTCGTCATCCGGAAGCGCAAGTACGGCCTCGACGGCGAAGTCTCCCTCACCCAGCAGACCGGCTACTCCGAGAGCGAGATGTACATCAACGACGTCGACGACGGCGACCGCGTCCTCGTCCTCGACGACGTCCTCTCCACGGGCGGCACGCTCCGCGCCATCACCGACGCCCTCGAACACATCGGCGCGGACGTCTCCGACGTCCTCGCAGTCATCAAGAAAGAAGGCCCGAACGACCTCGACGACACCGACGTCAACGTCAAGACCCTCATCAACGTCGACGTCGTCGACGGCGAAGTCGTCATCACCGACGAACACGGCGACGACTGA
- a CDS encoding cbb3-type cytochrome c oxidase subunit I encodes MAVTPQLVLTVLMGVLLVAVAGWLARVEDWRSYTPIGTGAGGYGDGSHHEEKPGGLTRWLTTVDHKDIGKLYALFGVVAFAWGGLAVLLMRVELMTPKADVISPTFYNGLMTTHGITMLFLFAAPFIFALGNYVVPLLVNADDMAFPRINAFAFWILPPATLLMWAGFFLQPLGINIAPAAMGWTMYTPLVTMQQNAGVDLFLLGFHLSGISTTLGAINFIATVVAERDSETVPWSKLDIFSWTILTQGVLILFAFPLLGAAVIMLLLDRNFATTFFTPGTGGGPLLFQHLFWFFGHPEVYILVLPPMGLVSLILPKFAGRKLFGFKFIVYSTLAIGILSFGVWAHHMFTTGLDPRLRTSFMAVSLAIGVPSAVKIFNWIATLWNGKLRMTAPMLFMLGAVQNFIIGGVTGVFLAAVPFDLVMQDTYYVVGHFHFIVYGMIGFALMGAFYYFFPMLTGRMYNKKLARWHFWTGLVGSNVTFFAMLILGYGGMPRRYATYLPRFTTWHEVATLGAILITISTAVWVWNAFQAWRAGRTIDSADPWNLKESGQFTNDWQWFERKRQTMLADGGEDVDADADTDASQTAD; translated from the coding sequence ATGGCTGTGACCCCGCAACTCGTGCTGACAGTGCTTATGGGGGTGCTACTCGTCGCTGTGGCGGGCTGGCTCGCGCGCGTCGAGGACTGGCGCTCGTACACCCCGATCGGGACCGGTGCTGGTGGGTACGGCGACGGCTCCCATCACGAAGAGAAACCCGGCGGTCTCACGCGCTGGCTGACGACCGTCGACCACAAGGACATCGGGAAGCTCTACGCGCTCTTCGGTGTCGTCGCGTTCGCGTGGGGCGGACTCGCCGTCCTCCTGATGCGCGTCGAGCTCATGACGCCGAAAGCGGACGTCATCTCGCCGACGTTCTACAACGGCCTGATGACGACGCACGGCATCACGATGCTCTTCTTGTTCGCCGCGCCGTTCATCTTCGCCCTCGGGAACTACGTCGTCCCGCTCCTCGTGAACGCGGACGACATGGCGTTCCCGCGCATCAACGCCTTCGCGTTCTGGATCCTCCCGCCCGCGACCCTGTTGATGTGGGCCGGGTTCTTCCTCCAGCCGCTCGGCATCAACATCGCGCCCGCCGCGATGGGGTGGACGATGTACACGCCGCTGGTGACGATGCAGCAGAACGCCGGCGTCGACCTCTTCCTCCTCGGTTTCCACCTGTCCGGGATCTCGACGACGCTCGGTGCCATCAACTTCATCGCGACCGTCGTCGCGGAGCGCGACTCCGAGACCGTCCCGTGGTCGAAACTCGACATCTTCAGCTGGACGATCCTCACGCAGGGCGTCCTCATCCTCTTCGCGTTCCCGCTGCTCGGCGCGGCGGTCATCATGCTCCTGCTCGACCGGAACTTCGCGACGACGTTCTTCACGCCGGGAACCGGCGGCGGCCCGCTGCTCTTCCAGCACCTCTTCTGGTTCTTCGGCCACCCCGAGGTCTACATCCTCGTCCTCCCGCCGATGGGGCTCGTGAGCCTCATCCTGCCGAAGTTCGCGGGTCGGAAGCTCTTCGGTTTCAAGTTCATCGTCTACTCGACGCTCGCGATCGGTATCCTCTCCTTCGGCGTGTGGGCGCACCACATGTTCACGACGGGCCTCGACCCGCGCCTCCGCACGTCCTTCATGGCCGTCTCCTTGGCCATCGGGGTGCCTTCAGCGGTTAAAATCTTCAACTGGATCGCGACGCTGTGGAACGGGAAACTCCGGATGACCGCCCCGATGCTCTTCATGCTCGGCGCGGTACAGAACTTCATCATCGGCGGCGTCACCGGCGTCTTCCTCGCCGCCGTCCCGTTCGACCTCGTCATGCAGGACACCTACTACGTCGTCGGCCACTTCCACTTCATCGTCTACGGCATGATCGGGTTCGCGCTCATGGGCGCGTTCTACTACTTCTTCCCGATGCTCACGGGACGGATGTACAACAAGAAGCTCGCCCGCTGGCACTTCTGGACCGGCCTCGTCGGGTCGAACGTGACGTTCTTCGCGATGCTCATCCTCGGCTACGGCGGGATGCCGCGGCGGTACGCGACCTACCTCCCGCGCTTCACGACGTGGCACGAAGTCGCGACGCTCGGCGCGATCCTCATCACGATCAGCACGGCGGTCTGGGTCTGGAACGCCTTCCAGGCGTGGCGCGCCGGCCGCACCATCGACAGCGCCGATCCGTGGAACCTCAAGGAGTCCGGGCAGTTCACGAACGACTGGCAGTGGTTCGAGCGCAAGCGCCAGACGATGCTCGCCGACGGCGGCGAGGACGTCGACGCGGACGCCGACACCGACGCCTCTCAGACCGCGGACTGA
- a CDS encoding cytochrome c oxidase subunit 3, whose protein sequence is MTATDESDGHGYLPATADFPKGYGEASWWPFIATIGAVLLYSGAILFVFAHRGTGLATETTGLAVFGLGATIMVGGFFGWIYHAFAGDWISKTSHNDGRSLRLGMILFLATDVATFGAGFAYYFFIRAGTWPPAHLPAEELLTAVLAINTILLVTSSFTYHWSEVQLKKGNHGRFMQGLAITFLLGAVFVGGQVYEYMALLSHGFELSTGIFGSAFFGLTGLHGLHVSLGVILIGVLLYRAARGHFTSDRHVAVTTVSWYWHFVDAVWIFLVAVLYIGSVVGTEASPF, encoded by the coding sequence ATGACTGCAACGGACGAGTCAGACGGGCACGGCTACCTGCCAGCCACCGCCGACTTCCCGAAAGGCTACGGGGAGGCCAGCTGGTGGCCGTTCATCGCCACGATAGGGGCAGTGCTCCTCTACAGCGGCGCAATCCTCTTCGTCTTCGCACACCGCGGCACCGGCCTCGCGACTGAGACGACCGGGCTCGCCGTCTTCGGGCTCGGCGCGACCATCATGGTCGGCGGGTTCTTCGGCTGGATCTACCACGCCTTCGCCGGCGACTGGATCTCGAAGACCTCGCACAACGACGGACGGAGCCTCCGCCTCGGGATGATTCTCTTCCTCGCGACGGACGTCGCGACCTTCGGCGCGGGCTTCGCCTACTACTTCTTCATCCGCGCGGGCACGTGGCCGCCAGCCCACCTCCCCGCCGAAGAGCTCCTCACCGCCGTCCTCGCCATCAACACCATCCTCCTCGTCACCTCCAGTTTCACCTACCACTGGAGCGAGGTCCAGCTGAAGAAGGGGAACCACGGCCGGTTCATGCAGGGGCTCGCCATCACGTTCCTCCTCGGCGCGGTGTTCGTCGGCGGGCAGGTCTACGAGTACATGGCCCTGCTCTCCCACGGCTTCGAGCTCTCCACCGGCATCTTCGGGAGCGCGTTCTTCGGCCTCACCGGCCTGCACGGCCTCCACGTCTCCCTCGGTGTCATCCTCATCGGCGTCCTCCTCTACCGGGCCGCGCGTGGTCACTTCACGAGCGACCGCCACGTCGCCGTCACCACCGTCTCCTGGTACTGGCACTTCGTCGACGCCGTCTGGATCTTCCTCGTCGCCGTCCTCTACATCGGTTCGGTCGTCGGCACCGAAGCCTCGCCGTTCTAA
- a CDS encoding DJ-1/PfpI family protein — MTSALFVVSEHGYWGEECIEPLTTLDDAGIDITVATPTGEPPVIDERSADPDNVGENTAAWVLEVDDTDPRLNDPEPVAAVDAADYDAVVFPGGHGTEWDINQDTHARALLRDAVEGEDAKALVVCHAVGILAFTSASDGAPLAAGRDVTGFPNEWEEGIVDDHDRMPDGRKLPYWVEDEVKAIGANWDAELDQDTSVTVDGDLITARGPGSSAAAADTLLDELEH, encoded by the coding sequence ATGACGTCCGCACTCTTCGTCGTGAGCGAGCACGGCTACTGGGGCGAGGAATGTATCGAGCCGCTCACGACCCTCGACGACGCCGGAATCGACATCACGGTCGCGACGCCCACCGGGGAGCCACCGGTCATCGACGAGCGCTCCGCCGACCCCGACAACGTCGGCGAGAACACCGCCGCGTGGGTGCTCGAAGTCGACGACACCGACCCCCGACTCAACGACCCCGAACCCGTCGCCGCCGTCGACGCCGCCGACTACGACGCCGTCGTCTTCCCCGGCGGCCACGGCACCGAGTGGGACATCAATCAGGACACGCACGCCCGCGCGCTCCTCCGGGACGCCGTCGAAGGCGAGGACGCGAAAGCCCTCGTCGTCTGCCACGCCGTCGGCATCCTCGCCTTCACGAGCGCGAGCGACGGCGCGCCGCTCGCCGCCGGCCGCGACGTCACCGGCTTCCCGAACGAGTGGGAGGAAGGCATCGTCGACGACCACGACCGGATGCCCGACGGCCGCAAACTCCCCTACTGGGTCGAAGACGAAGTCAAGGCCATCGGCGCGAACTGGGACGCCGAACTCGACCAGGACACGAGCGTCACCGTCGACGGCGACCTCATCACCGCCCGCGGCCCCGGCTCCTCCGCCGCCGCCGCCGACACCCTCCTCGACGAGCTCGAACACTGA
- the cyoE gene encoding heme o synthase yields the protein MTSRFVGGLAAAICGVYALIVVGATESLTGAAAACPTWPSCNGAWLQASSANLSIVWAHRVATVVVGLVVLAVVAWAWLRDEPRRVRFALLTTVALYAVEVGIGAVVATSQSTVQAWNALALVHLVVGLGVFTCLVVALAWTLEARTADLPSKEWEGESRESGDDGGPSPSDGPLGVARTYMSLTKPRLMWLLCLVASAGMALAAGSEPAGSDGLTVSTVVFTLLGGVLSIGASGTFNHVFEREVDKKMNRTADRPLASQEIPKRNALAFGVALAALSVVAFLQVGVLAAALGVVAIVFYSVVYTLVLKPNTVQNTVIGGAAGALPALIGWAAVTHTIGLPGLALAGVIFLWTPAHFYNLALAYKDDYAAGGFPMMPVVRGGVETRKHIVLWLGATLAGSAVLGWLADLGVLYALGTAALGAVFLYAVVRLHAERDRSAAMRAFHASNAFLGVLLIAVVLDSLLV from the coding sequence GTGACCTCCCGGTTCGTTGGCGGGCTCGCCGCGGCTATCTGCGGCGTGTACGCCTTGATCGTCGTCGGGGCGACGGAGTCCCTGACCGGTGCGGCCGCGGCGTGTCCGACGTGGCCGAGTTGTAACGGGGCGTGGCTCCAGGCGTCCTCGGCGAACCTGAGCATCGTGTGGGCGCATCGCGTCGCGACGGTCGTCGTCGGCCTGGTCGTCCTCGCCGTGGTGGCGTGGGCGTGGCTGCGCGACGAGCCGCGCCGCGTTCGGTTCGCGCTCCTCACGACGGTCGCGCTCTACGCGGTCGAAGTCGGTATCGGCGCGGTGGTCGCGACGTCGCAGTCGACGGTGCAGGCGTGGAACGCGCTCGCGCTCGTCCACCTCGTCGTCGGTCTCGGCGTCTTCACGTGTCTCGTCGTCGCGCTCGCGTGGACGCTCGAAGCGCGCACCGCGGACCTCCCGTCGAAGGAGTGGGAGGGCGAGTCGCGAGAGAGCGGCGACGACGGCGGTCCGTCGCCGTCGGACGGGCCGCTCGGCGTCGCGCGTACATACATGTCGTTGACGAAGCCGCGGCTGATGTGGCTGCTGTGCCTCGTCGCGTCGGCGGGCATGGCGCTCGCCGCCGGCTCCGAGCCCGCCGGGAGCGACGGGCTCACGGTCTCGACGGTCGTCTTCACGTTGCTCGGCGGCGTCCTGTCTATCGGCGCGTCGGGGACGTTCAATCACGTCTTCGAGCGGGAAGTCGATAAGAAGATGAATCGGACGGCGGACCGCCCGCTGGCGTCGCAGGAGATTCCGAAGCGGAACGCGCTCGCGTTCGGCGTCGCGCTCGCGGCGCTCTCCGTGGTCGCGTTCCTCCAGGTCGGCGTGCTCGCCGCGGCGCTCGGCGTCGTCGCTATCGTCTTCTACTCCGTCGTCTACACCCTCGTTCTCAAGCCGAACACGGTGCAGAACACGGTCATCGGCGGGGCGGCGGGCGCGCTCCCGGCGCTCATCGGCTGGGCGGCGGTCACGCACACGATTGGCCTTCCCGGGCTCGCGCTCGCGGGCGTCATCTTCCTGTGGACGCCGGCGCACTTCTACAACCTCGCGCTCGCGTACAAGGACGATTACGCGGCGGGCGGGTTCCCGATGATGCCGGTCGTCCGCGGCGGCGTGGAAACGAGAAAGCACATCGTGCTCTGGCTGGGCGCGACGCTCGCCGGGTCGGCCGTGCTCGGCTGGCTCGCCGACCTCGGAGTGCTCTACGCGCTCGGGACGGCGGCGCTCGGCGCGGTCTTCCTCTACGCGGTCGTCCGCCTGCACGCCGAGCGCGACCGGTCGGCGGCGATGCGGGCGTTCCACGCGTCGAACGCCTTCCTCGGCGTCCTCCTCATCGCCGTCGTCCTCGACTCCCTCCTCGTCTAA
- a CDS encoding haloacid dehalogenase type II: protein MPEALCFDVYGTVCDVSSVRSTIRETLDVPAGVAGDVDAHWRRKQLEYAFQRAAMDDYASFFEVTGDALDYALDYHALDASAAERDTILGAYDQLEPYPDAVDALDALGETYEVVALSNGNPEMLARLVENAGLEECFADVLSADAAGTLKPAPGVYETAADALGYDVEECMLVSSNAWDVAGSSAAGMQAAWVNRGNDPAERVGGDADIEAASLAALAEAL from the coding sequence ATGCCGGAAGCGCTCTGCTTCGACGTGTACGGAACCGTGTGTGACGTGTCGAGCGTGCGGTCGACGATTCGGGAGACGCTCGACGTGCCGGCCGGCGTGGCGGGCGACGTCGACGCGCATTGGCGGCGCAAGCAACTGGAGTACGCTTTCCAGCGCGCCGCGATGGACGACTACGCGTCGTTCTTCGAAGTGACGGGGGACGCACTCGACTACGCGCTCGACTACCACGCGCTAGACGCGAGCGCGGCGGAGCGCGACACCATCCTCGGCGCGTACGACCAGCTGGAGCCGTATCCGGACGCGGTGGACGCGCTCGACGCGCTCGGCGAGACGTACGAGGTCGTCGCGCTCTCGAACGGCAACCCCGAGATGCTCGCGCGGCTCGTGGAGAACGCCGGCCTGGAGGAGTGTTTCGCGGACGTGTTGAGTGCGGACGCCGCGGGGACGCTGAAGCCCGCGCCCGGCGTCTACGAGACGGCGGCCGACGCGCTCGGCTACGACGTGGAGGAGTGCATGCTGGTGTCGTCGAACGCGTGGGACGTCGCCGGGTCGAGCGCCGCCGGCATGCAGGCGGCGTGGGTGAATCGCGGGAACGACCCCGCAGAGCGCGTCGGCGGCGACGCCGACATCGAAGCGGCGTCGCTCGCGGCGCTCGCGGAAGCGCTCTAG
- a CDS encoding DUF6684 family protein translates to MVNIFEKDVLLDITVNLIPLVIITIFTAMILVVEPWGGSLLGRIEQLLLLVLPFIGLAILTYWAAQKIEGAPGEVEPAGVGVGEE, encoded by the coding sequence ATGGTCAACATCTTCGAGAAGGACGTCCTCCTCGACATCACGGTGAACCTCATCCCGCTGGTGATCATTACGATCTTCACCGCTATGATACTCGTCGTCGAGCCCTGGGGCGGGTCGCTGCTCGGCCGCATCGAACAGCTCCTCCTCCTCGTCCTGCCGTTCATCGGGCTCGCCATCCTGACGTACTGGGCGGCGCAGAAGATCGAGGGCGCGCCCGGCGAGGTCGAACCCGCTGGCGTCGGCGTCGGCGAAGAGTAA
- a CDS encoding ABC transporter permease, with amino-acid sequence MSRLSRVRSEARAAYTSFVRRRTAVFFTFFFPVLLIAIFAGLISTGGGGTGLFSQPPGYYVPAYLAVVVLFTPLSRVSSEVARHREGARFEKLATTPLEKWEWLFAQTLVNVALIAAASVLLLLALLAAGASFALSPWFVVFVPAVSVVFCGVGAVLGSLADSQDGAIAASNGVAIPLLFLSDTFLSPAALPDWFAPVMNLSPLTYFARGVRAATYSGATPGWPGSVTAEFAVLLALAVAAFAVGAALIPWTE; translated from the coding sequence GTGAGCCGGCTTTCGCGGGTTCGATCGGAGGCGCGCGCGGCCTACACGTCGTTCGTGCGGCGGCGCACGGCCGTCTTCTTCACGTTCTTCTTCCCCGTGCTCCTCATCGCCATCTTCGCCGGCCTCATCAGTACGGGCGGCGGCGGTACCGGGCTGTTCAGTCAGCCGCCGGGCTACTACGTCCCCGCCTATCTCGCCGTCGTCGTGCTCTTCACGCCGCTCTCGCGGGTGAGTAGCGAGGTCGCCCGCCACCGCGAGGGCGCGCGCTTCGAGAAGCTCGCGACGACGCCCCTCGAGAAGTGGGAGTGGCTGTTCGCGCAGACGCTCGTGAACGTCGCGCTCATCGCCGCGGCGAGCGTCCTCCTCCTCCTCGCCCTCCTCGCCGCCGGCGCGTCCTTCGCGCTCTCCCCGTGGTTCGTCGTCTTCGTTCCCGCGGTGTCCGTCGTCTTCTGCGGCGTCGGCGCGGTCCTCGGGTCGCTCGCCGACAGCCAGGACGGCGCGATCGCGGCGTCCAACGGCGTCGCCATCCCGCTCCTCTTCCTCTCCGACACCTTCCTCTCGCCCGCCGCGCTCCCCGACTGGTTCGCGCCAGTGATGAACCTCAGCCCGCTCACGTACTTCGCGCGCGGCGTCCGCGCCGCCACCTACTCCGGCGCGACCCCGGGGTGGCCCGGCTCCGTCACCGCCGAGTTCGCCGTGCTCCTCGCGCTCGCCGTCGCCGCCTTCGCCGTCGGCGCGGCCCTCATCCCCTGGACGGAGTAG